Proteins found in one Acidobacteriota bacterium genomic segment:
- a CDS encoding DUF3416 domain-containing protein, giving the protein MIRRSAVRTQTARPRRRTAAAVTEPGSIVMECIAPCVDAGAFAVKRTLGDQVDVAVDIYQHGHGVLAAALRVQAPGQTGWQELPLGVPENDRWRGSFTVTKLGIYEFSFVAWTEAFASWRRDTERKRAAGQDIASELTAGAALATATAARAQAPEDATVLRDAAAARTAAALLADEVLAAERQWPDLTARQQAERSWQVLVERPRARFGSWYEMFARSQGTDPTRSATFAECEVRLPEIAAMGFDVIYLPPIHPVGQTNRKGRNNALRAMAADPGSPYAIGNAAGGHDAVDPGLGTIEDFDHFLATAAAQGIEIALDLALNCSPDHPWVMEHPEWFYHRPDGSIQYAENPPKRYEDIYPLNFDGPAAPELAAAIRDLLLFWARHGVRIFRVDNPHTKPLPFWEWLLREVRAAYPDVVFLAEAFTRPKPMKRLAKLGFSQSYTYFTWRNTKPELADYLTELALGPSREYFRPNFFVNTPDILPEILQRGGRPAFLQRLVLAATLSPSWGMYNGFELCENRALPGTEEYADSEKYQFKVWDWNRPGNIKDWIAKVNRIRREHAALQRIEGLRFLHAENPQILLYARFSPDFEDVLVVGVNLDPAHAQEGPIEIPGAELGVGDSFAVEDLLAGPRGLWRGRNHYLNLGLDPPAVILHL; this is encoded by the coding sequence ATGATACGACGCTCAGCGGTCCGAACCCAAACCGCGCGCCCCCGGAGACGGACCGCCGCGGCGGTGACCGAGCCTGGTTCTATCGTAATGGAATGCATCGCGCCGTGCGTGGATGCGGGTGCATTTGCGGTAAAACGGACCTTGGGCGACCAGGTTGACGTCGCTGTCGATATCTATCAGCACGGGCATGGCGTGCTGGCGGCCGCGCTGCGGGTGCAAGCGCCAGGACAGACCGGCTGGCAGGAGCTGCCCTTGGGCGTGCCCGAGAATGACCGCTGGCGCGGCAGCTTTACTGTCACAAAACTGGGGATCTATGAATTCAGTTTTGTGGCCTGGACCGAGGCCTTTGCAAGCTGGCGGCGGGATACGGAACGCAAGCGGGCGGCGGGACAGGACATCGCCAGCGAGCTGACCGCCGGAGCAGCGCTGGCCACGGCCACGGCCGCGCGGGCGCAGGCGCCCGAGGATGCCACGGTGCTGCGCGACGCTGCCGCGGCGCGAACCGCCGCGGCGCTGCTGGCGGACGAAGTCCTGGCGGCCGAACGCCAGTGGCCCGATTTGACCGCACGACAGCAGGCGGAGCGCTCGTGGCAGGTGCTGGTGGAACGGCCGCGGGCGCGCTTTGGCTCCTGGTATGAGATGTTCGCGCGTTCCCAGGGCACCGACCCTACGCGCAGCGCCACCTTCGCCGAATGCGAAGTCCGGCTGCCCGAAATCGCCGCCATGGGCTTTGATGTGATTTATTTGCCGCCCATTCACCCGGTCGGCCAGACCAACCGCAAAGGCCGGAATAACGCCCTGCGTGCCATGGCGGCCGATCCCGGCAGCCCGTATGCCATTGGCAACGCCGCCGGCGGACACGATGCTGTCGATCCTGGCCTGGGCACCATCGAAGACTTCGACCACTTCCTGGCAACGGCAGCCGCGCAGGGCATCGAGATCGCGCTCGATCTGGCGCTGAATTGCTCGCCCGACCATCCCTGGGTAATGGAGCATCCGGAGTGGTTCTATCACCGGCCCGACGGCAGCATTCAGTACGCCGAAAATCCGCCCAAGCGGTATGAAGACATTTACCCGCTGAATTTTGATGGACCCGCAGCGCCGGAATTAGCCGCAGCCATACGCGATCTGCTGCTGTTCTGGGCGCGCCACGGAGTCCGAATCTTTCGCGTGGATAATCCCCATACCAAGCCCCTTCCCTTCTGGGAGTGGCTGCTGCGCGAGGTGCGCGCGGCTTATCCCGATGTGGTGTTTCTGGCCGAAGCCTTCACGCGCCCGAAGCCAATGAAGCGGCTGGCCAAGCTGGGCTTTTCGCAGTCCTACACCTACTTCACCTGGCGCAATACCAAACCCGAACTGGCGGACTATCTGACTGAGCTGGCGCTGGGACCGAGCCGGGAATATTTCCGGCCCAACTTTTTTGTGAACACGCCCGATATCTTGCCCGAGATTCTGCAACGCGGCGGACGGCCCGCGTTCTTGCAGCGGCTGGTGCTGGCGGCGACCCTTTCCCCTTCCTGGGGTATGTACAACGGCTTCGAGCTATGCGAAAACCGCGCCCTGCCGGGCACGGAAGAGTACGCCGATTCGGAGAAGTACCAGTTCAAGGTCTGGGACTGGAACCGGCCCGGCAATATCAAAGACTGGATTGCGAAGGTAAACCGCATCCGGCGCGAACACGCCGCGCTCCAGCGCATCGAGGGCCTGCGCTTCCTGCACGCCGAGAACCCCCAAATCCTGCTCTACGCGCGTTTTTCACCGGACTTTGAGGATGTTCTAGTGGTCGGAGTGAATCTCGACCCGGCGCACGCCCAGGAGGGCCCGATTGAGATTCCCGGCGCAGAGCTCGGCGTGGGCGACAGCTTCGCCGTTGAGGACCTGCTGGCCGGCCCGCGCGGCCTCTGGCGCGGCCGCAATCACTACCTCAACCTCGGCCTCGACCCGCCCGCCGTGATCCTCCACCTGC
- a CDS encoding trehalose-6-phosphate synthase: MVGVQQILQEVTSLEGRRFIVVSNRQPFAHVRHGDSIRVEKPPSGLTLALEPIVQATHGTWIASSSGDADAERVDDKGRVTTPPPGVEYDLRRIFLPPRLQQDFYTGFANSTLWPLCHIAYHQPRFEERWWKAFLQANQVFADTVADEVNGDSAIIFVQDFHLAVLPLLLRERCPQAVIAQFWHIPWPNPEAFRICPWRRDLLRGLLGNDLLGFHLPYHCNNFLDTVDRELQVRVDRAGSAVVGGQSRTSVAAFPMSVDYHHIQRASREPAAVREASHLRREYIHNGDRKLVISVERLDYTKGIRERLEAIQRLFERHPEWKRKVDFVHIATPSRTTVRAYRDYAAAVERTVARVNALHGTPDWTPIRPLHIYVEPEKIWHWYQAADVVIVSSLHDGMNLVSKEFVAAAREDAVLLLSEFTGAARSLREAVLINPYATDSFADAIAEALAMPEVERRERMRRLRWRVAHYDIGVWAREILRAIRQREFDAQDPRLSLPPLSPGSLDGSFDAGSGRRGPGQRVLDARRLEATAGPRLTHPHRHGL; the protein is encoded by the coding sequence ATGGTGGGTGTGCAACAGATCCTGCAGGAAGTTACCTCGCTGGAGGGCCGGCGCTTTATCGTGGTCTCCAACCGGCAGCCGTTTGCGCATGTGCGCCATGGCGACAGCATTCGCGTCGAAAAGCCGCCCAGTGGCCTGACGCTGGCCCTGGAACCCATTGTACAAGCGACGCACGGCACCTGGATCGCATCGTCCAGCGGCGATGCCGATGCCGAGCGCGTCGATGACAAAGGCCGGGTGACGACGCCGCCGCCGGGTGTGGAGTACGACTTGCGCCGCATCTTTCTGCCGCCGCGGCTGCAGCAGGACTTCTACACGGGCTTTGCCAACTCGACGCTTTGGCCGCTCTGCCACATCGCCTATCACCAGCCCCGTTTTGAGGAACGCTGGTGGAAGGCCTTTCTGCAGGCGAATCAGGTTTTTGCCGATACGGTGGCGGACGAAGTGAACGGGGACTCGGCCATCATCTTCGTGCAGGATTTCCATCTTGCGGTGCTGCCGTTACTGCTGCGCGAGCGCTGCCCGCAGGCGGTCATCGCCCAGTTCTGGCACATTCCCTGGCCCAATCCCGAAGCCTTCCGCATCTGCCCCTGGCGGCGCGACCTGCTGCGCGGACTGCTGGGCAATGACCTGCTCGGTTTTCATCTGCCCTACCACTGCAATAACTTCCTGGACACGGTCGACCGTGAGTTGCAGGTGCGGGTCGACCGCGCCGGCAGCGCGGTGGTGGGCGGGCAGAGCCGCACCAGCGTCGCGGCTTTCCCCATGAGTGTCGACTACCATCACATCCAGCGCGCTTCGCGCGAGCCGGCAGCGGTGCGCGAAGCCTCGCATCTGCGCCGCGAGTATATCCACAACGGGGACCGCAAGTTGGTGATCAGCGTGGAGCGGCTGGATTACACCAAGGGCATCCGCGAACGGCTGGAGGCGATTCAGCGCCTGTTCGAGCGCCATCCGGAATGGAAGCGCAAGGTGGATTTCGTCCACATCGCCACCCCCAGCCGGACCACCGTCCGCGCCTACCGCGACTACGCGGCCGCGGTCGAGCGCACGGTCGCGCGCGTCAACGCCCTGCACGGCACGCCCGACTGGACGCCCATCCGGCCGCTGCACATCTATGTCGAGCCGGAAAAGATCTGGCACTGGTACCAGGCGGCCGACGTGGTCATCGTGAGCTCGCTGCATGACGGCATGAATCTGGTCAGCAAGGAGTTCGTGGCGGCGGCGCGGGAAGACGCGGTGCTGCTGCTGAGCGAGTTTACCGGCGCGGCGCGTTCTTTGCGCGAAGCCGTGCTGATCAATCCCTACGCCACCGACAGCTTTGCCGATGCCATCGCCGAGGCGCTGGCCATGCCGGAAGTGGAGAGGCGGGAGCGCATGCGGCGGCTGCGCTGGCGGGTGGCGCATTATGATATTGGAGTATGGGCGCGGGAGATTTTGCGTGCCATACGGCAGCGCGAATTTGATGCCCAGGATCCCCGCCTTTCTCTCCCTCCCCTCTCCCCCGGCAGTCTCGACGGCAGCTTCGACGCCGGCAGTGGACGGCGCGGTCCGGGGCAGCGCGTGCTCGATGCCCGGCGGCTGGAGGCAACGGCTGGCCCACGCCTCACGCATCCTCATCGCCACGGACTTTGA
- the otsB gene encoding trehalose-phosphatase, with the protein MILEYGRGRFCVPYGSANLMPRIPAFLSLPSPPAVSTAASTPAVDGAVRGSACSMPGGWRQRLAHASRILIATDFDGTLAPIVADPAAALPLPGMLDVLTALAARRDFRVAVVSGRALSDLRARCPVPGCWYVGGHGNETTPGAGDDLGPPPAPPRAQAMRRRLAEIADSIRERLPQWPGVRLEAKPYSLALHFRQAPQWEEPIRELVSGYAAGDGFRTLAGRQVIELLPDDALTKGHALERLLRRLGCDLGFYFGDDTTDEDVFRLYNPQLLGIKVESRENSAPSAADYAVGSPRGVLLALHEIAQLRRLPTTAHAAKKNMHNEAIQP; encoded by the coding sequence ATGATATTGGAGTATGGGCGCGGGAGATTTTGCGTGCCATACGGCAGCGCGAATTTGATGCCCAGGATCCCCGCCTTTCTCTCCCTCCCCTCTCCCCCGGCAGTCTCGACGGCAGCTTCGACGCCGGCAGTGGACGGCGCGGTCCGGGGCAGCGCGTGCTCGATGCCCGGCGGCTGGAGGCAACGGCTGGCCCACGCCTCACGCATCCTCATCGCCACGGACTTTGACGGCACCTTGGCGCCTATAGTGGCGGATCCCGCCGCGGCTTTGCCGCTGCCGGGGATGCTGGACGTCCTGACGGCACTAGCGGCGCGGCGCGACTTCCGCGTCGCGGTAGTCAGCGGCCGGGCCCTCAGCGACCTGCGGGCGCGCTGCCCCGTACCCGGCTGCTGGTATGTCGGCGGCCACGGCAACGAGACCACGCCCGGCGCGGGCGATGATCTCGGCCCGCCACCGGCACCGCCACGCGCCCAGGCCATGCGGCGGCGGCTGGCCGAAATTGCCGACTCGATCCGGGAGCGCTTGCCGCAATGGCCGGGCGTGCGTCTGGAAGCGAAGCCGTATTCGCTGGCGCTGCACTTCCGCCAAGCGCCCCAGTGGGAAGAACCGATTCGCGAGCTGGTTTCCGGCTATGCCGCCGGAGACGGGTTTCGCACGCTGGCCGGCCGCCAAGTGATCGAATTGTTGCCCGATGACGCGCTCACCAAAGGGCATGCGCTGGAACGCCTTCTCCGCCGCCTGGGCTGTGATCTGGGGTTCTACTTCGGCGACGATACGACCGATGAGGACGTTTTCCGCCTGTACAACCCACAGCTTCTGGGCATCAAAGTGGAAAGCCGTGAAAACTCCGCCCCCAGCGCCGCCGACTATGCGGTGGGCTCGCCCCGCGGGGTGCTGCTCGCCCTGCACGAAATTGCCCAGCTGCGACGGTTGCCGACAACTGCACACGCGGCAAAGAAAAACATGCATAATGAGGCGATTCAGCCGTAG
- a CDS encoding B12-binding domain-containing radical SAM protein: MRVFLIYPKRDPESLVRTQFSMERVHELAFWPLRGKSYGLQFNGLESLSALTPKWVDLTVINENLRDIDMDANVDLVAITVMVTNATRAYQIADHFRKRGVKVVMGGYHPFMIPHNSLAHADAICTTEAEYVWGQILTDCRDGKLQQIYRQTEKTDMIKAQHIPRVKRWEWLHQVSLTLQSSRGCPFSCEFCSIVQMLGHDMRYKTPAHLTEELEVYFKHDILGRVFYRPIFFVDDNIFGHPRTVKEMLRAIIKLKKKYPHYRAVFGSQMTINVYKDKEALALLEEAGFYNIFMGFESQDRETLKAFNKLHNIAHNYDEAVATLRAHGMEAISSFIFGTDGDTEACFDAAYDFFDRNNVLYPYFNILTPTSDQWKRFLAEGRILTVKAKLYDAHHTVFVPMKMTPRQLQEGFIKLVSKTFDYKNIAKRMRGVYLDSGRRQARLSLPLPLEKAFYHKLHFTLGMQNDREGQSFMEELKPHVWSGMVPMASVLLQIDQHDWAVRNRFTMAEHRYNLDVPAWKDRPHEETAIAGEGLASDIAAQVR; the protein is encoded by the coding sequence ATGCGCGTTTTCCTGATCTATCCCAAGCGTGACCCGGAGTCGCTGGTCCGCACCCAATTCAGCATGGAACGGGTGCATGAGCTGGCGTTCTGGCCCTTGCGCGGCAAGAGCTACGGCCTGCAGTTCAACGGGCTGGAGTCGCTGAGCGCGCTCACGCCGAAATGGGTCGATCTCACCGTCATTAATGAGAATCTCCGTGACATCGACATGGACGCCAATGTCGATCTGGTCGCCATCACCGTGATGGTGACCAACGCTACGCGGGCCTACCAGATCGCCGATCATTTCCGTAAACGCGGGGTCAAGGTGGTGATGGGCGGCTATCACCCCTTCATGATTCCCCACAACAGCCTGGCCCACGCCGACGCCATCTGCACCACCGAGGCCGAGTACGTCTGGGGGCAAATTCTTACCGACTGCCGTGACGGCAAGTTGCAGCAGATCTACCGGCAGACCGAAAAGACCGACATGATCAAGGCGCAACATATTCCCCGCGTCAAGCGCTGGGAGTGGTTGCATCAGGTGTCGCTCACGCTGCAGTCCAGCCGCGGCTGCCCCTTCAGTTGCGAGTTCTGCTCTATCGTGCAGATGCTGGGCCACGACATGCGGTACAAAACGCCCGCGCACCTCACGGAAGAGCTGGAAGTCTATTTCAAGCACGACATCCTCGGCCGCGTCTTTTACCGGCCCATCTTTTTCGTGGACGACAACATCTTCGGCCACCCGCGCACGGTCAAGGAGATGCTGCGGGCCATCATCAAGCTCAAGAAGAAATATCCGCATTACCGCGCCGTCTTCGGCTCCCAGATGACCATCAATGTCTATAAGGACAAAGAGGCGCTGGCGCTACTCGAGGAAGCCGGCTTCTACAACATCTTCATGGGCTTTGAAAGCCAGGATCGCGAGACCCTGAAGGCCTTCAATAAGCTGCACAACATCGCGCACAACTACGACGAAGCGGTCGCGACCCTGCGCGCGCACGGCATGGAAGCGATCTCCAGTTTCATTTTTGGCACGGACGGCGATACTGAGGCCTGCTTCGACGCCGCCTACGATTTCTTCGACCGCAACAACGTTCTATATCCGTACTTCAACATTCTCACGCCCACGTCCGACCAGTGGAAGCGATTCCTGGCCGAAGGCCGCATTCTCACCGTCAAGGCCAAGCTCTACGATGCGCACCACACGGTCTTCGTGCCCATGAAGATGACGCCCCGGCAATTACAGGAGGGCTTCATCAAGCTGGTGTCCAAGACCTTTGATTACAAGAACATCGCCAAGCGCATGCGGGGGGTTTACCTGGACAGCGGCCGCCGTCAGGCGCGCTTGTCGCTGCCGCTGCCGCTCGAAAAGGCGTTCTATCACAAGCTCCACTTCACCCTGGGCATGCAGAACGATCGGGAAGGGCAGAGTTTCATGGAAGAACTGAAACCGCACGTCTGGAGCGGCATGGTTCCCATGGCTTCCGTGCTGCTCCAGATCGATCAGCACGACTGGGCGGTTCGCAACCGCTTCACCATGGCCGAGCACCGCTACAACCTCGATGTGCCCGCCTGGAAGGACCGGCCGCACGAGGAAACGGCGATCGCCGGCGAAGGGCTGGCTTCCGATATTGCGGCCCAGGTGCGGTAA
- a CDS encoding thioredoxin family protein — translation MAATSSKMVPLGTPAPDFSLPDVVSGETVRLADLPADRPLLVTFLSRHCPYVWHVKAALAQLGRDYRGRASLVAISANDARAYPEDAPERLRALAVETGFNFPVCYDEPQTTARAYGATCTPDFFLYNSQRRLVYRGQLDVSRPGNGVPVTGTDVRAALEALLAGQPVAASQSPSLGCNIKWK, via the coding sequence ATGGCGGCCACTTCCTCGAAGATGGTGCCACTCGGCACCCCGGCGCCCGATTTTTCTTTACCCGACGTAGTGAGCGGCGAGACCGTGCGACTGGCGGATCTGCCCGCTGATCGTCCGCTGCTGGTGACGTTCCTCAGCCGGCACTGTCCCTATGTCTGGCACGTCAAAGCCGCGCTGGCGCAACTGGGGCGCGACTACCGCGGGCGGGCCAGCCTTGTGGCCATCAGCGCTAACGATGCCCGCGCCTATCCGGAAGACGCGCCCGAGCGGCTGCGCGCCCTGGCGGTCGAGACCGGTTTCAATTTCCCCGTTTGCTATGACGAGCCGCAAACCACGGCGCGTGCGTATGGGGCCACCTGCACGCCCGATTTCTTTTTATACAATAGCCAGCGCAGACTCGTCTATCGCGGTCAGCTCGATGTCAGCCGCCCGGGCAATGGCGTTCCGGTCACTGGCACCGACGTGCGGGCTGCGCTGGAGGCTCTGCTGGCAGGCCAGCCGGTGGCCGCCAGCCAAAGTCCCAGCCTAGGTTGCAACATCAAGTGGAAATGA
- a CDS encoding amidophosphoribosyltransferase, with product MSAPFDDLREKCGIVGVWGHAEAAKLAYLGLYALQHRGQESAGIASTEARNATDAIHTQRAMGLVADIFTPDVLAGLPGRAAIGHTRYSTCGDSGLNNAQPLTIECNKGQIAIGHNGNLTNAAGIHQRLEAAGSIFQTTSDTEVILHLLAQAQTGNFDTALEQALRQVEGAYSLVLLTSDSLYAIRDPWGFRPLAMGRLPEGGVVFASETCAFDLIGARYERDIAAGEWVRVSWDADAPRIESHRFAPPRPLRQCVFEHVYFARPDSQVFGQSVQQSREAMGRILAREAPAAADVVVPVPDSGVAAALGYAEAAGLPCRFGLIRNHYIGRTFIEPSQQIRDFGVKLKLNPVRRLLEGKRVVLVDDSIVRGTTSRKIVNMIRDAGAKEVHVRISSPPFISPCYYGIDTPTKQELVAANESVEEIRAAIGADSLAYLSLGGLDEAVGNRDDRFCKSCFTGQYPTPV from the coding sequence ATGAGTGCTCCCTTCGATGATCTGCGCGAGAAGTGCGGCATCGTAGGCGTGTGGGGACACGCCGAAGCCGCGAAGCTGGCGTATCTGGGACTGTACGCGCTGCAGCACCGGGGACAGGAATCGGCCGGGATCGCGTCCACGGAAGCGCGGAACGCGACGGATGCCATTCACACCCAGCGCGCCATGGGACTGGTGGCGGATATTTTTACGCCCGACGTGCTGGCCGGCCTGCCCGGGCGGGCGGCGATCGGCCACACGCGCTATTCCACGTGCGGCGACAGCGGCCTGAACAACGCCCAGCCGCTGACCATCGAGTGCAACAAAGGCCAAATCGCCATTGGACACAACGGCAATCTGACCAACGCCGCCGGGATTCACCAGCGCCTGGAGGCGGCAGGGTCGATTTTTCAGACCACCAGCGACACGGAAGTGATTCTGCACCTGCTGGCACAAGCGCAGACGGGGAACTTTGATACAGCGCTGGAGCAGGCCCTGCGACAAGTCGAGGGGGCCTACTCACTGGTTTTGCTGACCTCCGACAGCTTATATGCCATCCGCGATCCCTGGGGGTTCCGGCCCCTGGCGATGGGACGCCTGCCCGAGGGTGGGGTGGTTTTCGCCAGCGAGACCTGCGCCTTCGACCTCATCGGCGCCCGCTACGAGCGGGATATCGCAGCCGGGGAATGGGTGCGGGTAAGCTGGGATGCAGACGCACCCCGGATCGAAAGCCACCGCTTCGCCCCGCCGCGGCCGCTGCGGCAATGCGTTTTCGAGCATGTGTATTTCGCGCGGCCGGACAGCCAGGTGTTCGGCCAGAGCGTGCAGCAGAGCCGCGAGGCGATGGGCCGCATTCTGGCGCGCGAGGCTCCGGCGGCGGCCGACGTGGTGGTACCGGTGCCGGATTCGGGCGTGGCTGCCGCGCTCGGATACGCTGAAGCCGCGGGCCTGCCCTGCCGCTTCGGCCTGATCCGGAATCACTATATCGGCCGGACCTTCATCGAACCCTCGCAGCAGATACGCGATTTCGGCGTAAAGCTGAAACTGAATCCGGTGCGGCGGCTGCTGGAAGGCAAACGGGTGGTGCTGGTGGATGACTCGATTGTGCGCGGGACAACCAGCCGCAAGATCGTGAACATGATCCGGGACGCAGGAGCGAAGGAGGTGCATGTGCGCATATCCTCGCCGCCGTTCATCTCGCCGTGCTACTACGGCATCGATACGCCGACCAAGCAGGAGTTGGTGGCCGCCAATGAGAGCGTGGAGGAAATCCGGGCGGCGATCGGCGCCGACAGCCTGGCCTACCTGTCGCTGGGGGGACTGGACGAGGCGGTCGGCAACCGCGACGACCGCTTCTGCAAATCGTGTTTTACTGGGCAATATCCGACGCCGGTCTAG
- the purL gene encoding phosphoribosylformylglycinamidine synthase subunit PurL produces MPVGDAQIRLQGLTEAEYECVRTLLGHEPNETELGVFAVMWSEHCSYKSSRVHLKTLPTAGPDILQGPGENAGVVRIGAGWACVFKIESHNHPSYIEPFQGAATGVGGILRDVFTMGARPVAIMDSLRFGPPEDAQNAAIMDGVIRGIGHYGNCFGVANLGGETVFDASYSGNPLVNAFALGIAREDKLFFGKAAGIGNLVIYVGAKTGRDGIHGATMASEEFSETSAAKRPNVQVGDPFLEKLLLEACLEAMATGAVVGIQDMGAAGLTSSSCEMGGRAGTGVALNLDRVPQRETGMTAYEMLLSESQERMLLVAERGREKAVFDVFAKWGLDAVTVGEVTGDGKLRVSHHGKVVAEIPNAALTEAAPRYQRPQQRPERAIPMAAPLGLLDQQRDWKADVLALLASPNVCSKRWVWEQYDTMVRTNTLAGPGGDAGVIGIKDTPFALAMALDGNGRYCALDPQTGAKLAVAEAARKVACTGAVPIAATNCLNFGNPEKPEVMWQLAEAIAGIGEACRALGTPITGGNVSLYNETLGVGIQPTPVVGVVGRLEIRPGPLGSRFPAPGLAIVLLSGAPEGDWLGASEYAAAILGSTWGMPPALDLEAEQRLHAVLHAAHAQGWLRSAHQVSTGGLAACLAECCLARRAEEVPAERFGAKVELAAASAMLALFDEAASRVVISCAPEDTTGLIALAEAKGLRAHRLGSTQLGPLEITWHGQEMVRLSLEEMTAAWEAMTR; encoded by the coding sequence ATGCCGGTAGGCGACGCGCAAATCCGGTTGCAGGGGCTGACGGAGGCGGAATATGAGTGCGTCCGCACGCTGCTGGGGCACGAGCCCAACGAGACCGAGCTGGGCGTATTTGCGGTGATGTGGAGCGAACACTGCTCCTATAAGAGCAGCCGCGTGCACCTGAAGACGCTGCCCACGGCGGGGCCCGACATTCTGCAGGGCCCCGGCGAAAACGCCGGAGTCGTGCGGATTGGCGCCGGCTGGGCGTGCGTGTTCAAGATCGAGTCCCACAACCACCCGAGTTACATCGAGCCCTTCCAGGGCGCGGCCACGGGCGTGGGCGGCATTCTGCGGGACGTCTTCACCATGGGAGCGCGACCGGTGGCGATTATGGACTCCTTGCGCTTTGGACCACCGGAAGATGCGCAGAACGCCGCCATCATGGACGGCGTCATTCGCGGCATCGGCCATTACGGGAACTGCTTTGGCGTGGCAAACCTGGGCGGCGAAACGGTGTTTGATGCCAGCTACAGCGGCAATCCGCTGGTGAACGCCTTCGCGCTCGGCATTGCGCGCGAAGACAAGCTGTTTTTTGGCAAAGCCGCCGGTATCGGCAACCTCGTCATTTACGTCGGTGCCAAGACCGGGCGCGACGGCATTCACGGCGCCACCATGGCCAGCGAGGAATTCTCCGAAACCAGCGCCGCCAAGCGGCCGAACGTGCAGGTAGGCGATCCGTTCCTGGAGAAATTGCTGCTGGAGGCGTGCCTGGAGGCGATGGCGACCGGCGCCGTGGTGGGCATTCAGGACATGGGCGCCGCGGGGCTAACCAGCTCGAGCTGCGAAATGGGTGGCCGCGCCGGCACGGGTGTGGCACTGAATCTCGACCGGGTTCCCCAGCGCGAAACCGGCATGACGGCGTACGAGATGCTGCTCAGCGAAAGCCAGGAACGGATGCTGCTGGTGGCCGAGCGCGGGCGCGAGAAAGCAGTCTTCGATGTTTTTGCCAAGTGGGGCCTTGATGCCGTCACCGTCGGGGAGGTCACCGGAGACGGCAAGCTCCGGGTGAGTCATCACGGCAAGGTTGTGGCGGAAATCCCCAATGCCGCGCTAACCGAAGCGGCGCCGCGGTATCAGCGCCCGCAGCAGCGGCCGGAGCGGGCGATTCCGATGGCGGCGCCACTGGGCCTGCTGGACCAGCAACGGGACTGGAAGGCCGATGTTCTGGCGCTGCTGGCCTCCCCGAATGTGTGCAGCAAACGCTGGGTGTGGGAGCAGTACGACACCATGGTGCGCACCAACACGCTCGCCGGTCCAGGTGGCGATGCCGGCGTAATCGGCATAAAAGACACGCCGTTTGCCTTGGCGATGGCGCTCGACGGCAACGGACGCTATTGCGCCCTCGACCCCCAAACCGGGGCCAAATTGGCTGTCGCGGAGGCAGCCCGCAAGGTGGCTTGCACCGGTGCCGTACCCATCGCCGCGACCAACTGCCTCAATTTTGGCAATCCCGAAAAACCCGAGGTCATGTGGCAGTTGGCGGAAGCCATTGCCGGCATCGGGGAAGCGTGCCGGGCGCTGGGAACGCCCATCACGGGCGGCAATGTGAGTCTGTACAACGAGACCCTGGGCGTCGGAATTCAACCGACTCCGGTGGTCGGAGTGGTGGGACGGCTGGAAATTCGCCCGGGACCTTTGGGCAGCCGATTCCCTGCCCCGGGGCTGGCAATTGTGCTGCTGAGCGGCGCGCCCGAAGGCGATTGGCTGGGGGCCAGCGAGTACGCGGCTGCCATTCTGGGATCGACGTGGGGAATGCCACCCGCGCTGGATCTGGAGGCCGAGCAGCGGCTGCACGCAGTCCTGCACGCGGCCCACGCGCAAGGCTGGTTGCGATCGGCGCATCAGGTTTCGACCGGCGGCTTGGCCGCTTGCCTCGCTGAATGTTGCCTGGCGCGGCGGGCGGAAGAAGTGCCCGCGGAAAGGTTCGGAGCCAAGGTGGAGCTGGCCGCAGCGAGCGCGATGCTGGCGTTGTTTGACGAAGCCGCGAGCCGGGTGGTGATTAGCTGCGCTCCGGAAGACACCACCGGGTTGATAGCGCTCGCGGAGGCGAAAGGATTGCGGGCACATCGCCTCGGTTCAACCCAGTTGGGGCCGCTGGAGATTACATGGCATGGTCAGGAGATGGTCCGCCTGAGCCTGGAGGAGATGACCGCAGCGTGGGAGGCCATGACGCGATGA